One Candidatus Eisenbacteria bacterium DNA segment encodes these proteins:
- the nuoI gene encoding NADH-quinone oxidoreductase subunit NuoI, which translates to MIAPLMKGLSITLSHFFKKPVTLKYPEQKMKMYPRFRGLHELHRYANGLERCVCCGLCAAVCPADAIYMEAAENTPTQRFSAGERYARRYEIDMLRCIFCGYCEEACPEDAIFLGHNFELSDYSRDAFVYSKEQLLVPVGMTHTPGIVRGR; encoded by the coding sequence ATGATCGCCCCACTGATGAAGGGCCTCTCCATCACGTTGTCGCACTTCTTCAAGAAGCCGGTCACGCTCAAGTACCCGGAACAGAAGATGAAGATGTATCCGCGGTTCCGGGGGCTCCACGAGCTGCACCGCTACGCGAACGGGCTGGAGCGGTGCGTCTGCTGCGGGCTCTGCGCCGCGGTCTGCCCCGCCGACGCGATCTACATGGAGGCGGCCGAGAACACGCCCACGCAGCGCTTCTCCGCGGGCGAGCGGTACGCGCGGCGCTACGAGATCGACATGCTCCGCTGCATCTTCTGCGGCTACTGCGAGGAAGCTTGCCCCGAGGACGCCATCTTCCTCGGACACAACTTCGAGCTTTCCGACTACTCCCGCGACGCATTCGTCTATTCCAAGGAGCAGCTCCTGGTCCCTGTGGGCATGACCCACACGCCCGGCATCGTGCGCGGCCGCTAG
- a CDS encoding ZIP family metal transporter has translation MEGGWALAITCGVIAGLANVLGGWLAVGHHGWDRVRQGYFMAAGAGFMLAAVFLRIVPESYRLSPRDEASTLTVGGLILAGYLVVHAAEHVLVGHFHFGEEIHHEHWVEPVVGTTALLGLGLHTLLDGVSIGSAFLVEPSLGVLVAVAIFLHKIPEGFTIGSIMVASGRTRRQAILAAVWLGVATVVGVLTMSFWSGLVRYALPLSAGAAVYVAASDLIPAVNEAKGVKVALGVFGGVLLFYLTETALHRLGF, from the coding sequence ATGGAAGGCGGCTGGGCTCTCGCGATCACCTGCGGCGTCATCGCGGGCCTCGCGAACGTCCTCGGCGGCTGGCTCGCGGTCGGCCATCACGGCTGGGACCGCGTCCGCCAGGGCTACTTCATGGCGGCCGGCGCGGGCTTCATGCTCGCCGCCGTGTTCCTCCGCATCGTCCCGGAGAGCTACCGGCTCTCCCCGCGCGACGAGGCCTCCACGCTCACGGTCGGTGGGCTCATCCTGGCCGGATACCTCGTCGTCCACGCCGCGGAGCACGTCCTCGTTGGGCACTTCCACTTCGGCGAGGAGATCCATCACGAGCACTGGGTGGAGCCGGTCGTGGGCACGACGGCGCTCCTGGGGCTCGGGCTCCACACGCTCCTCGACGGCGTATCGATCGGCTCGGCCTTCCTGGTCGAGCCCTCGCTCGGAGTCCTGGTCGCGGTCGCGATCTTCCTCCACAAGATCCCGGAAGGATTCACGATCGGCTCGATCATGGTCGCCTCGGGGCGCACCCGCCGCCAGGCCATCCTGGCCGCCGTGTGGCTCGGCGTCGCCACGGTGGTTGGCGTGCTCACGATGTCGTTCTGGTCGGGGCTCGTGCGCTACGCCCTCCCGCTCTCCGCCGGGGCTGCCGTGTACGTCGCGGCGTCCGATCTCATCCCCGCGGTGAACGAGGCGAAGGGGGTCAAAGTGGCCCTGGGCGTCTTCGGCGGCGTGCTTCTCTTCTACCTCACGGAGACGGCCCTCCACCGCCTGGGGTTCTGA
- a CDS encoding NADH-quinone oxidoreductase subunit B family protein, with protein MGLEELVPDGILTTTVEKMVNWARRSSIWPATFGLACCAIEMMATSASRYDLARFGAEVFRASPRQADLMIVAGRVSKKMAPVLKRIYDQMPEPKWVISMGACASCGGEFKDYAIVQGVDTVVPVDVYVPGCPPRPEALIYGIMKLQEKIDRDRLKRSDEPSAGVALAPAPPPIGAVKGS; from the coding sequence ATGGGACTCGAAGAGCTCGTACCGGACGGAATCCTCACCACGACGGTCGAGAAGATGGTGAACTGGGCGCGGCGGTCGTCGATCTGGCCGGCCACGTTCGGGCTCGCGTGCTGCGCCATCGAGATGATGGCGACGAGCGCGTCGCGCTATGACCTCGCGCGCTTCGGCGCGGAGGTGTTCCGGGCGTCGCCGCGGCAGGCCGACCTCATGATCGTCGCGGGCCGGGTGAGCAAGAAGATGGCTCCGGTCCTGAAGCGCATCTACGACCAGATGCCCGAGCCCAAGTGGGTGATCTCGATGGGCGCGTGCGCCTCGTGCGGCGGCGAGTTCAAGGACTACGCCATCGTGCAGGGCGTCGACACGGTGGTGCCGGTGGACGTGTACGTTCCGGGTTGCCCGCCGCGTCCGGAAGCGCTGATCTACGGGATCATGAAGCTCCAGGAGAAGATCGACCGCGACCGGCTGAAGCGGAGCGACGAGCCGTCCGCCGGAGTCGCGCTCGCGCCGGCGCCCCCTCCGATCGGCGCCGTGAAGGGCTCCG